TGAAGCGTTTTGGGAGTGGGGCGCAGGCCCAGTTGCGTTTGAACAAGAGCGTTCTCGTTCGTCATTGGCTGCCGTTGTGCAATACGCCCCAACAGATAATATGACGCTGACTTTGAATGCGATCAATATGGAAATGGAAGCCAATAATACCAATTATGCAGTTTGGCTAACTCAAGCCGATACGACGTGGGCTGGAGCTCCTGGCTCTGGTGCTTGGGACGATACAACATGGATTGGCGGCACAGGCTTAGCTAATTGTGATAACGGTGCTCCATGTGCAGGTTCTGGAACACAAATCTCAGGCCCTCTAAACGTTGCGTATTATCAAGCTCGCCCTCGTGAAGCAACCATGGAATCAACCGTGATTGATTTGGAAATGGAATACCAAGGCGACAACTTTAACGCATGGGTTCAAATTGGTGATTCATCGTCAGACGGCGGAACTGATTTTGAAATGGTGGTTGAAGATGGCACCGGTGGTACGCCAATTCCAGGTGGCACTTATGATTTTACCAGCGGCGAGCAAAAGTGGGATTTGAATGGCTTTGATTTAGAAAATTATGTGCCAAGCACTGTGGTGATGGGCACGGGTTCCAATTTCAATGCCACTCCCAAAACAGATGATGAGCAATATGCGCAGGCTGATATTGAATTCCCTGTGGATTATGGCGCTATTGCAGCCATTAAGTTTGGTACTAAGTATTCAATGCACGAAACCACAAGTCGTCGCTACGAATTCCAGCAAGACGCGAGCTTCGACCCGACCATTTCAACGGCAGGAATTTTGAGCGGTAAGCTCGATGTTGGCACCGACAACTACGCCATGACTAAAATTGATGACGGAGCGCTCAAGCGTTTTGCCAAAGACAGCATTACCGGTAAAACAGAAGATCTAGGTTCTTACAGTAAGATTGAGGAAGACAGTTTTGCGCTGTACGCAATGGCGAGTTACTCCATGGATAGTCTGCGCGGTAATTTTGGTGTTCGATATGTGACCACTGACGCCACATCGACCTATTATCTGGAAGGGGTGCGAACAAGTACTGACTCAGATTATAGTGAAGTGCTTCCAAGTTTTAATGCCGCGTTTGATTTAGCCGATGATTTAATTCTTCGTTTCTCGGCGGCTAGAACTATGGCGCGCCCACAATATATTGATATGTATGTGAACCCAGATGTGCTGGGTGCAAACGATAACTTGCCTGATAATCAATTTTGGGTGGTTGGGAATATTGGCTTAGACCCATTTATTGCGAATCAATTCGACTTGGGCATTGAGTGGTACTTCACCGATGACTCACTCATGTCGGCCACATGGTTCCGCAAAGATGTCTCTAATTTTGTGACCATCAATGAATATCACGCAGATTCTGCGGACATTCCATTTGGTGGAACTTTAACGCCGGAGGAAGAAGCGGCAGGTTGGACTGTTCAAGAGAAGCAAAACGGTCAGTCGGCTGAAATTGAAGGCTTAGAACTTCAATACCAGCAAGATTTTGGCAATGGCTTAGGTGCCATTGTGAACTACACCTATACCGATACCACCACTGACTCCGACACATTTACAGATGCGAATCCGTATTTAAGTAACAGCTCTAAAAATACTTACAACGTCACCGGGTTCTACGAAAACGAACTGATTGAAGTACGTATGTCCTACAACTGGCGTGACGAGTACATGTTGCGCGAACCGGGTGCTTACGGCAACCGCTTGCATGATGACTATGGATCGCTTGATTTGTCGGCACGTTGGCATGTCACAGACTATCTGGATATCAGCATTGATGCAGTCAACTTGTTGGAAGAAGAATCGAAACAATACGGGAATAACCAAGAACACACTGACTTTAGTGGTTTCACCGAAGGTTTCCCAACTTTCCAATACCAACAAGCGCGCATGATTACCGTGGGTGCATCAGTAAACTTTTAAGCCTGATTTAGGTTGAAGTGTGTGAAGTTAAAGGGGGGGCGAAAGTCCCCTTTTTTGCATCAAATATCGTATTAAATCGTTATAACTCTGGGTATTTGGAGTCGTCATATGTCTTTAAAACGAGTGCCGTTACATCAAAAAACTCATGCCAATTTAAACGTAAAAATCGACCGGTCCTATGCTCACGTGAGAGGGCAGCATCTGATACCAGTGGTGATTCACGAATTTGCTCAAGTGTGCATTGAGTACCCTATTGTATTTGTTAAAAATGAACAGAATGGTCGCTTTCGGGCAGTCGCCATGACCGGTGTAGTTCCGGGGGAAAACCTCTATGTGGGTGAGGAGTGGAGGGCGCCTTATATACCCGCGAGTGTGACTCATTTTCCATTGTCACTGATTCCCGACGCGCAAAATAAAGATCAAGTGTTGGTCGCTATTATTGAAGGCAGTGATCTGTTATCCCGCGAGTTGGGAGAGGCATTGTTCGATGAGCGAGGCAATAACACGCCGTATCTTGAACAGCGCAAGAAAAAAATGATTCAGTATCTAGAGTCAGAGCAAGTCACGTTTTCATTTTTGCAAATGTTGGCCGATTTGAATGTGCTTGCGCATCGTTCATTAACGCTAAATATCGAAGGCAACCCATTGAAACTGGAAGGAGTTTATATGGTCGATGAGAGCAAGTTAAACGAGCTGGACGACAGCAAGTTCATAGACTTGCGCAAGCGAGGATTATTAACGCCTATCTATTCGCATTTGTGCTCTTTGGCACAAGTAAACCGTTTGACGCTGATGAAAGCGAAGCGCTAAAGAGGTCCGTATGTCAGCGGTGCAAAAAATTGTGATTTTAGGGGGCGGCACAGCAGGTTGGCTGGTAGCAAACCACATTGCGCGAAAGCGACAGTTGAATCGATCTACAGACGTCAGAGTTGCGCTTATAGAATCTCCAGGTATTCCCACAGTGGGCGTTGGAGAAGGAACTGTGCCTATGATGCGCCAGACATTAGAATACTTAGGCATTCGAGAAACCGACTTTATTCGACAATGCGACGCAACTTTTAAGCAAAGCGTTAAATTCATTGACTGGTTTGCCCCCTCTGACGCACAAGCAGCTTATTATTATCACCCTTTTGATTACCCTAACCCTACTGGTTTTGATGCAACGCCCTATTGGTTGATGGATTCTGTCCATTCATTTGCCCATACAGTGGGCGTGCAAGCGAGTTTATGTGATGCTGGTTTGGGCCCCAAATTACTCACCCATCCTGAATTTTCTGGGCCAGTCTCATATGCCTATCATCTTGACGCTGCTAAATTTTCTCAATTGCTATGTGAGCATGCTGTAAGTATGGGAGTTGAGCATATTCAAAGTCATGTGCAGGCTGTCACACGCTTGGCATCGGGGGACATTGCATCCCTCGACACAGACTCTGCTGGAGTGATCGCAGGCGATTTATTTATTGATTGCTCTGGATTTCGAGCCCGCCTCATTGAGCAAGAGATGGGCGTGCAATTAGATGATAAAAATCACACTCTATTCGTTGATCATGCGCTGGCGGTTCAAGTGCCGTATGCATCTGCCGATGCAGATATCCCCTGCAGCACGTTATCAACTGCACAAAAGGCCGGTTGGATCTGGGACATTGGTTTGGAGAAACGTCGCGGGGTCGGGTATGTCTATTCCAGTGGGCATACCACACATGACACGGCAGAAATTGCATTGCGTCGCTATCTTGACGATGACAATGGCGATCTTTCGTTGCGTCGTATTCCAATGAAAATAGGCGTTCGGAGTCAAGCTTGGTGTGGCAATTGTGTTGCAATGGGATTGGCGCAAGGCTTTGTTGAACCGCTTGAAGCAACGGGCCTGTTGTTATTCGATGTAACCGCTCGAATGTTGGCTGAACAACTGCCCACCACTCGAGAATCAATGGAGCCCATTGCTTCTCGATTTAACCAACGAATTGGCCATACTTGGGATAAAGTGATCGACTTTATTAAACTTCATTATTGCATCTCAAATCGTTCAGACAGTGACTTTTGGTGCGACAACCGAGCTCTCAATACGATTCCTGATGGTTTGCAGCAAAACTTGGATCTATGGCGACATCAAATGCCGACGCGTTACGACTTTTCATCGACGATAGATATTTTTAATTTGGAGAATTATCTATACGTGTTGTATGGCATGAATTTCCCGACGCAACCTCAAACAACTCAGCGCTTTGGACAGAAGCAAGAATACACGAATACGGTGCAAAAAATCGAACAGGTTACAGCACAAATGAAAGCTCAATTGATGCCACACAGAGCACTCATAGAGCAGATCAAAAAGCATGGCTTACAACGTGTTTGACGATGTTGGCGGGTAGGCTGATTTAAGCGTACTCTTCTGAGCAGGCAGACTTGCAGCATGGTCTATCGCTTGTTGGCAGGTTTGCTCACTTCGACGGTTCACCTCTGCAAAATAATGTTGATATTCGCCCTTTGTGATGGGGCGCATGAGTGCTGGAAAATGTTGCATTCCATATAACACATAGCGGTAGTTCTCATCGGTAAAGATGTTATACCTTGAGGTAAAAGACGTCCGCAAAAAAGCCAGCAATAATGCTGGCTTCTATATTATTTAAACGATTGAAGAGTGACGTTTAGTCGCGCAACAAGTTTTGGATTTGGCCTAACGAGCAAAGGTGGATATAAATTAATCCTAAGAAACCTGATTTATTCAAATCAAGTACTTGCTCATCAGTGAGTTCTTTGAACTTTGGCTCATCAACCATGTGAATGCCTGATACTTCGTGCTTTGTACCGTCTTTACGAGTGATCGTAAGGTTAGATGCGTGAAGCAACTCTAGTTCAACCAATTTGTCGATGAACTGTTGAGTCACACCATCTTGATTGATCAGGTTTTGCATAGACTCGATGATGCCGTCGAAGTATTCGCTTCTTTCGCCATTCTCGTTAAATAAAGGTGCGCCTTCTTCTTTAGAGACGCGAGCATCATTTTCATCAATACAAATAACAGGTTTTTCGTCATTTGAGATGAAGTATGGGCCGCGAGCTAAGTTTACAGGCAGGTAAGTTGCCGTCCATTTGCCGTCTTTAACAAAGACGTTTTGCTTAGGGTTCACGCTAAACATTGCGACAACTTTGTATTGGTCTGATTCAGAATCTTTGATAAATACAATTGGGAAGCATGAAGCCGCACGAGAGAATTCGTGAATTGTGATTGGAGAAAGATGGCGCTCGGCGAATCCAGAGAAATCACCCAGAGGTTTAATTTTGATGTCACTGTGGTCTTTTGCAGTGATCGGTGCAATTTTTACGCTCAAAGTCTGAGTTCCTATAAAGTAGTTTGTTGTTGTGTGCCTCCGCATGCTATCAATTTTGTGTGAAAGTTCTAGTGGGATTATCGCAAAACTGTGAGGCATTGACCGGTAACAAGGCCGATTCGGCTCATTTTTACGTGAGAATTAGTTTTTAGGGTGAAAAAATCACTGTGGATTGCTTGGGGTTTATACGGTTTGTTCGCAAATGCGACTTTTCATTGTTTAAAAAGCTAGGCACCTGCCTAGCTTTTCCGATTGAGATGATGTGTTAAATTAGCTGCGACGTAAACGGCGAACCAAACCTGCTACACCTAATAGACTCAAGCCCATCATTCCCACCAGTGGCCATACACTTGCAGTTTTTGGAAGTTCTTCAACGGCAACGACTTCAACCACTTCGTCGGAATCCACTTGTGCGAGTTCAAATCGATCAGAAGGAATCATGAAGGTGAGTTCATATCCAGAATAAAGATCACGCCAGTTTACTTTTTCTCCCGCAGCGGTAATTGTGACAGGGTTTTGTAGGCGGAATGTTTTAATGATGCGATCACCGTCATTTTCGTGAATACGAAGGCGAACACGATTCCCAGTAATGCCTTCATATTGAGCTTTCATTTTGACGTACGGCTTGCCGTCTTGCTCAACGACTTCCAAACATGCTTGAGATGCTTCTGGATAAGCTGCTAATACATCCGGGTGCCATTCTACATCGGCACACTCAAGCGCTTGTGCGCCAGCAGTCATCGACATAGCGCAAACTGCAGCAGCGATTAATTTTAAGGGGTTACGTTCCATTTTGCTTTCCTTTTGCTAATTCAGTGATTCACCAATTTGGCTTTCACTATATATCGTTGTGGGGCGCTCCCTACGTAATAGAAGGGGTAGCAGGTAATTAGGGTCAACGTTGGGGTCGCGGATTCATTGAGGATTTGAGTGTCGCCGGGGTCCACAATGATAATGTCCTGTACCGAGTATATTTCTGTTGTACCATCGTCATTACGAACACGTATTTGTTGATTCTTTTTGATATTGGCCAGTTTGCGAAAGTAGCTGTCTCGATGAGCTGCTATCGCGAAATTGTTGAAACCTGCATTTGTCACCGCTCCGGCGCCTCGGTTGAGATTCGCATCAGAAGTGCCCAAATACACGGGAACTTTGAGCGCTAAATCGTCAATTTCAATCATGGCAATGATCGCTTCGCTGGAGCTCTTCATTGCTTCGTCATATTTTTTTTTGGCATGCGCTGACCAAAGAGACATGTCGGGGGCAGGTGGTGTTAAGTCGGTTGTTCCAGTTCCGGCGGAATCGTCGTTAGTTTGCGTATATCTAAGTTCTTGCTGAGCAGAAAACTGGCGCTCGAAGGCGTCGACTTGTTCATCTTTACCCGCATTAGCGTGTAGGTGAGCAGCCGCATAGCTCGCCAGCAGTAATGTGCTAGAAAACCAGCAGAATCGTTCCAACAGTAATAGAGATTTTTTTGAGTTCACGGATCAACGACAATGTTTGCTAAATTAGTTTAAGTTGTAGTTCAAACCTATAAAGTTGCAACAATCAATTGCTTACAAAGTTTATGAAAGGTGGCTTAGTTGATGAAGTTAAAGTGCTCAATATGCCCAGTTGATATGGGTTTTCAGGCTAGGTGAATGTGTTTAGTTTTAAACAGGTAATATTTAGATTTTTAATATTTGTGAACTTGGCAGTACTCGTACTTTCATATGTACTGCCGTTTTGGCAAACGACCCGGTTTTACTTTTGGCAGGAACAAAGCAGCTTGTTCGCAGTGGTGGGAGTATTGTTCGAGCAACGAGAGTTTGTGCTCATGTCGATTATCGTTGTGTTCACAATGGTATTCCCAGTCTCTAAGCTGGGCGCTCTGTTGTGGCACACATACGCCAAGCGTCGGCGGCCTAAATTACTGGTAGCACTTGAGTTGTTAGGGCGTTTTAGCATGTTGGATGTGTTTGTTGCTGCGCTGCTTGTGGTGCTGATTAAACTCGACGCTATTATTGAATTACAGGTACAAACGGGTTTTTATCTATTTTTGGCGGCCACATTAGGAAGTTTGGTGTTGGCGATGCTGATGAGGTATACAGAGGCTTACTCGGAACCGACGCCGAGCAAGCGAACTTGAACTGTTATTTTTGATAAAAGTGATACACCACAGTGCGTTTATAGCCCTGGCCGGGTCTTAGTAATGCTGAAGGAAAATAGGGTTTGTTGGGGGCATCAGGGCAACCTTGGGCTTCTAAACAAATTCCACCAAATGGCTGAAATGGTGTGTCTAGGTATTGTCCAGAATAGATCTGCAGAGAAGGTTGGTCGGTATATAGGTCGAGATGCATCCCATTTTCTGGGTTTTTTAATTGTGCTGACAGGTGATCCAGTTGTGGACGACATAATATAAGTGCGTGATCGAAACCGCTACGCGCTTTGACAACATCATCTAAATGATCGAACACGCCTGCCAATGATTTGGCTTTCATGAAATCAAGAGATGTACCAACGACGGAGTTGTGTAAGCCTTCTGGAATGCCATCGGAATAAATGGGCAGATATTGGTTGGCACTCATCATCAATTCTAACTGTTTGATATTGGTCGCGCCTAAATTGAAGTAAGCGTGATTACATAAATTAATGATCGTCGGCTGATTAGTTGTAGCGCTAAATTCGATTTCTATTTTACTGTCTTCGCTCAAGCTGTATTTAACCTGCACGTTCAATGTGCCTGGGTAGCCTTGGTCACCGTCTGGCGACTGCAGTAGAAAGGTGAGCTCAGTGGCTGAGCGTTGTTCTACTTGCCATACTTTTGTATGAAAGCCTCCTGGACCGCCATGCAAACTGTTGTGGCCGTCATTCAGTGGCAATTGAAATTCTTCGCCATCGATTTCAAAACGTCCTTCACAGATACGGTTGGCAAATCTGCCTGCTGTTGTGCCGATAAAAAAGGGGTCTTTTTCGTAGTCGCTGATGTTGTCGTAACTTAGTGCCAAATTGGTGAGTTGGCCGTCAATAGGAAATCGTATGGCTCCTACTCGTGCACCGAGAGGGATCAGTTCAACCTCTACTCC
This genomic window from Echinimonas agarilytica contains:
- a CDS encoding TonB-dependent receptor; translation: MIFSTKPLANCVRAALCMSIAMPAMAQQGNEVAPVADDVEVIQVTGIRASARKNLNEKRFSDSVVDAISAEDVGKFPDRNVAESLQRVPGVSITRQFGEGASVSIRGAGDDLTLTTLNGQNVASTGWFVLEPAKRSFNYELLPSELVGDLKVYKSSQADLAEGGVGGTVEVNTRKPLDMDSYSFYGSMAGLYQSDSEEWDPQLSALGSWKNDDENFGVLISGVMQDRTLQRQGNEAFWEWGAGPVAFEQERSRSSLAAVVQYAPTDNMTLTLNAINMEMEANNTNYAVWLTQADTTWAGAPGSGAWDDTTWIGGTGLANCDNGAPCAGSGTQISGPLNVAYYQARPREATMESTVIDLEMEYQGDNFNAWVQIGDSSSDGGTDFEMVVEDGTGGTPIPGGTYDFTSGEQKWDLNGFDLENYVPSTVVMGTGSNFNATPKTDDEQYAQADIEFPVDYGAIAAIKFGTKYSMHETTSRRYEFQQDASFDPTISTAGILSGKLDVGTDNYAMTKIDDGALKRFAKDSITGKTEDLGSYSKIEEDSFALYAMASYSMDSLRGNFGVRYVTTDATSTYYLEGVRTSTDSDYSEVLPSFNAAFDLADDLILRFSAARTMARPQYIDMYVNPDVLGANDNLPDNQFWVVGNIGLDPFIANQFDLGIEWYFTDDSLMSATWFRKDVSNFVTINEYHADSADIPFGGTLTPEEEAAGWTVQEKQNGQSAEIEGLELQYQQDFGNGLGAIVNYTYTDTTTDSDTFTDANPYLSNSSKNTYNVTGFYENELIEVRMSYNWRDEYMLREPGAYGNRLHDDYGSLDLSARWHVTDYLDISIDAVNLLEEESKQYGNNQEHTDFSGFTEGFPTFQYQQARMITVGASVNF
- a CDS encoding SapC family protein, whose amino-acid sequence is MSLKRVPLHQKTHANLNVKIDRSYAHVRGQHLIPVVIHEFAQVCIEYPIVFVKNEQNGRFRAVAMTGVVPGENLYVGEEWRAPYIPASVTHFPLSLIPDAQNKDQVLVAIIEGSDLLSRELGEALFDERGNNTPYLEQRKKKMIQYLESEQVTFSFLQMLADLNVLAHRSLTLNIEGNPLKLEGVYMVDESKLNELDDSKFIDLRKRGLLTPIYSHLCSLAQVNRLTLMKAKR
- a CDS encoding tryptophan halogenase family protein, with protein sequence MSAVQKIVILGGGTAGWLVANHIARKRQLNRSTDVRVALIESPGIPTVGVGEGTVPMMRQTLEYLGIRETDFIRQCDATFKQSVKFIDWFAPSDAQAAYYYHPFDYPNPTGFDATPYWLMDSVHSFAHTVGVQASLCDAGLGPKLLTHPEFSGPVSYAYHLDAAKFSQLLCEHAVSMGVEHIQSHVQAVTRLASGDIASLDTDSAGVIAGDLFIDCSGFRARLIEQEMGVQLDDKNHTLFVDHALAVQVPYASADADIPCSTLSTAQKAGWIWDIGLEKRRGVGYVYSSGHTTHDTAEIALRRYLDDDNGDLSLRRIPMKIGVRSQAWCGNCVAMGLAQGFVEPLEATGLLLFDVTARMLAEQLPTTRESMEPIASRFNQRIGHTWDKVIDFIKLHYCISNRSDSDFWCDNRALNTIPDGLQQNLDLWRHQMPTRYDFSSTIDIFNLENYLYVLYGMNFPTQPQTTQRFGQKQEYTNTVQKIEQVTAQMKAQLMPHRALIEQIKKHGLQRV
- a CDS encoding SapC family protein; its protein translation is MSVKIAPITAKDHSDIKIKPLGDFSGFAERHLSPITIHEFSRAASCFPIVFIKDSESDQYKVVAMFSVNPKQNVFVKDGKWTATYLPVNLARGPYFISNDEKPVICIDENDARVSKEEGAPLFNENGERSEYFDGIIESMQNLINQDGVTQQFIDKLVELELLHASNLTITRKDGTKHEVSGIHMVDEPKFKELTDEQVLDLNKSGFLGLIYIHLCSLGQIQNLLRD
- a CDS encoding LPXTG cell wall anchor domain-containing protein — protein: MERNPLKLIAAAVCAMSMTAGAQALECADVEWHPDVLAAYPEASQACLEVVEQDGKPYVKMKAQYEGITGNRVRLRIHENDGDRIIKTFRLQNPVTITAAGEKVNWRDLYSGYELTFMIPSDRFELAQVDSDEVVEVVAVEELPKTASVWPLVGMMGLSLLGVAGLVRRLRRS
- a CDS encoding class D sortase; the protein is MNSKKSLLLLERFCWFSSTLLLASYAAAHLHANAGKDEQVDAFERQFSAQQELRYTQTNDDSAGTGTTDLTPPAPDMSLWSAHAKKKYDEAMKSSSEAIIAMIEIDDLALKVPVYLGTSDANLNRGAGAVTNAGFNNFAIAAHRDSYFRKLANIKKNQQIRVRNDDGTTEIYSVQDIIIVDPGDTQILNESATPTLTLITCYPFYYVGSAPQRYIVKAKLVNH
- a CDS encoding paraquat-inducible protein A, coding for MNLAVLVLSYVLPFWQTTRFYFWQEQSSLFAVVGVLFEQREFVLMSIIVVFTMVFPVSKLGALLWHTYAKRRRPKLLVALELLGRFSMLDVFVAALLVVLIKLDAIIELQVQTGFYLFLAATLGSLVLAMLMRYTEAYSEPTPSKRT
- a CDS encoding aldose epimerase family protein, giving the protein MPHMSDAPSSNSSFYCLKNKAGVEVELIPLGARVGAIRFPIDGQLTNLALSYDNISDYEKDPFFIGTTAGRFANRICEGRFEIDGEEFQLPLNDGHNSLHGGPGGFHTKVWQVEQRSATELTFLLQSPDGDQGYPGTLNVQVKYSLSEDSKIEIEFSATTNQPTIINLCNHAYFNLGATNIKQLELMMSANQYLPIYSDGIPEGLHNSVVGTSLDFMKAKSLAGVFDHLDDVVKARSGFDHALILCRPQLDHLSAQLKNPENGMHLDLYTDQPSLQIYSGQYLDTPFQPFGGICLEAQGCPDAPNKPYFPSALLRPGQGYKRTVVYHFYQK